The following are encoded in a window of Deltaproteobacteria bacterium genomic DNA:
- a CDS encoding acyl-CoA dehydrogenase family protein has protein sequence MPTIDDFVRPKEWVSDFVSDLGKVLRRWGEERYVPIRQQVDEDWREHKLIEPMLKEVLVDLGLNAAFFPAEAGGTDMPEPVTLVTVICEELARIDSGFCTACICSVWGLMPILLKPHRNMELSVEFGKKFCGDELYMGCHAMTEPSSGADIENIGRMRGKTIQTTATLDGDEWVINGHKLWPSNSGKTGDLFSVVCTTKRGSTDPNDFALIMVPADAEGVSVGGPYQKCGMNADMNTDIWFENVRVPKRYRAHGPGDDLKYWKRAISLGNVGSAAMCVGIMKAAYEIIKKWTSERVIGGKPLKEHSMVAEMLCDVAMSIESTSSWMWAYAREMDNPDIYGWQPWDERFLLKSRGLALHANNAVERVCSRVMDYMGSYGYSREFDIEKHWRDQKVIGIWMGGKGLKTLENARYWFDLETL, from the coding sequence GTGCCGACCATCGATGATTTCGTTCGTCCGAAGGAATGGGTGTCGGATTTTGTTTCCGATTTGGGGAAAGTCCTTAGACGATGGGGAGAGGAGAGGTACGTTCCCATCAGGCAGCAGGTGGACGAGGATTGGAGGGAGCACAAACTGATCGAACCGATGCTCAAAGAAGTGCTGGTGGATCTGGGACTCAACGCCGCCTTTTTCCCGGCGGAAGCCGGGGGCACGGACATGCCCGAGCCGGTGACCCTGGTCACCGTGATATGCGAGGAGTTGGCGCGCATAGACTCGGGTTTCTGCACCGCGTGCATCTGCTCGGTGTGGGGATTGATGCCCATCCTGTTGAAGCCTCACCGCAACATGGAGTTGTCCGTCGAGTTCGGAAAGAAGTTCTGTGGGGACGAGTTGTACATGGGTTGCCACGCCATGACCGAGCCCTCGAGTGGAGCCGATATCGAGAACATCGGCCGCATGCGTGGAAAGACGATCCAGACCACGGCAACCCTTGACGGCGACGAGTGGGTGATCAACGGTCACAAGTTGTGGCCGTCCAATTCGGGCAAGACCGGAGATCTCTTCTCCGTGGTCTGCACGACGAAAAGAGGATCTACGGATCCCAACGACTTTGCCCTGATCATGGTTCCGGCGGACGCGGAAGGAGTTTCCGTGGGCGGTCCGTATCAGAAATGCGGGATGAACGCGGACATGAACACGGACATCTGGTTCGAGAACGTGCGTGTGCCAAAAAGGTACAGAGCTCACGGGCCCGGTGATGACCTCAAATACTGGAAGCGGGCCATTTCTCTTGGAAATGTGGGTTCGGCAGCCATGTGCGTGGGGATCATGAAAGCCGCGTATGAGATCATCAAGAAATGGACGTCCGAGCGGGTGATCGGAGGAAAGCCGCTGAAAGAACATAGCATGGTGGCGGAGATGCTGTGCGATGTGGCCATGAGCATCGAGTCCACCTCCTCGTGGATGTGGGCCTATGCCAGAGAGATGGACAACCCGGATATCTACGGCTGGCAGCCCTGGGACGAGCGATTTCTGCTCAAAAGCCGGGGCCTGGCCCTGCATGCCAACAATGCGGTCGAACGGGTCTGCAGCCGGGTGATGGATTATATGGGTTCGTACGGTTACTCGAGAGAGTTTGATATCGAGAAACACTGGCGCGATCAGAAAGTCATCGGCATCTGGATGGGCGGAAAGGGTCTTAAAACCCTCGAAAATGCCCGCTACTGGTTTGATCTGGAGACGCTTTAG
- a CDS encoding response regulator transcription factor — MKHAYRIVIAEDTTILREGLQALLSSHPDFEVVGEAEDGLDAVRKVEELHPDLILLDLSMPRMHGIEAIKEIRSRCPETRILVLTVHKNEEYILATLDAGTGGYLLKDATRNELEMAVRTVLSGKRYLSPGVSDLVIDGYLEGKKTLKTETSWDTLTAREREILKLVAEGYKNREIADVLCISIKTAEKHRANLMKKLDLHSISAVTSFAIEKGLIRK, encoded by the coding sequence ATGAAGCATGCCTACCGAATCGTCATAGCCGAAGACACTACGATTTTGAGGGAAGGACTCCAAGCCTTACTGTCATCGCATCCGGACTTTGAAGTAGTCGGTGAAGCGGAAGACGGCCTCGATGCGGTCCGAAAAGTCGAAGAACTGCATCCGGATCTGATCCTTCTGGATCTGTCCATGCCCAGAATGCACGGGATCGAGGCCATCAAAGAGATTCGGAGCCGGTGTCCCGAAACCCGGATTCTGGTGCTCACGGTGCATAAGAACGAAGAGTACATACTCGCCACCCTCGATGCCGGCACCGGCGGATACCTGCTCAAGGACGCCACGCGGAATGAACTGGAAATGGCCGTTAGAACCGTGCTGAGCGGAAAACGCTATCTCAGTCCGGGGGTTTCCGACCTGGTCATCGACGGATATCTCGAGGGGAAAAAGACACTGAAAACAGAAACATCCTGGGATACCCTGACCGCGAGGGAACGAGAAATTCTGAAACTCGTGGCGGAAGGTTACAAGAACAGGGAGATCGCAGACGTTCTGTGCATCAGCATCAAAACAGCCGAAAAACACCGAGCCAACCTGATGAAAAAGCTAGACCTCCACAGCATTTCGGCGGTGACGTCCTTCGCCATCGAGAAAGGCCTCATCCGGAAGTAG
- a CDS encoding 4Fe-4S dicluster domain-containing protein: MGHLVGKDLYRRLGRKIDNLHVRAPWNETFYQLIKELYSAEEAEVVVKMPYLLSNLDRIANITKVEPSRLRTILENLCEKGLVMDAYLDDETRYMPSPLFVGIFEFTMMRTDGNVDFSHIGPLFHQYMEEGAPYRANFSDGSKTSIARTVPHEEALGDHVEILDYERVASLIDETDQYAVGICSCRHKQEHAGERQCDAPLDTCTTFGWAADYMVRRGLCRRISKTEMQEIFARSRELGLIFSADNVQKRITFVCHCCGCCCGIMAGLNKHGLTSTTVTSSFIAQVDEEKCAGCKQCLKACHVNAIEMAPVESADTNGKKKSKAVIDESICLGCGVCALKCSTGALKLVKREARVIHPETTFHRVILQCLERGTLQNQIFDNPESITQDVLRYIVGAFFKLSPVKKALMSDALRSAFLSVMGSGVKVLGKGYIHEL; encoded by the coding sequence ATGGGGCATCTCGTTGGCAAGGATCTGTATCGGCGGCTCGGCAGGAAGATAGACAACCTGCACGTCAGAGCGCCCTGGAATGAAACCTTCTACCAGCTCATCAAGGAGCTTTACTCGGCCGAGGAGGCCGAAGTCGTAGTCAAGATGCCCTATCTGCTCTCGAATCTCGACCGGATAGCGAACATCACCAAAGTGGAACCGTCACGCCTTCGGACGATCTTGGAAAACCTGTGTGAAAAGGGTCTCGTGATGGATGCGTATCTCGATGACGAGACCCGGTACATGCCCTCCCCTCTGTTCGTGGGAATCTTCGAGTTCACCATGATGAGGACGGACGGAAACGTGGATTTCAGCCATATCGGTCCCCTCTTCCATCAATACATGGAAGAAGGCGCGCCCTACAGGGCGAACTTCTCCGATGGCTCGAAGACGTCCATAGCCCGCACCGTGCCTCACGAAGAAGCACTTGGTGACCACGTGGAAATCCTGGACTACGAGCGCGTGGCGTCCCTCATCGATGAGACGGACCAATACGCGGTAGGCATCTGCTCCTGCCGGCATAAACAGGAACATGCAGGCGAAAGGCAATGCGACGCGCCCTTGGACACGTGCACCACCTTTGGCTGGGCGGCGGATTACATGGTGAGGCGCGGCCTGTGCCGCCGCATTTCAAAGACGGAAATGCAGGAGATTTTCGCCCGATCCAGGGAACTGGGACTGATCTTCTCGGCGGACAATGTGCAGAAGAGGATCACCTTCGTCTGCCATTGTTGCGGCTGTTGCTGCGGCATCATGGCGGGGCTTAACAAACACGGCCTCACCTCGACCACCGTGACCTCGAGTTTTATTGCCCAGGTGGATGAGGAAAAGTGCGCAGGCTGCAAACAATGCTTGAAAGCGTGCCATGTGAACGCCATCGAAATGGCCCCGGTGGAATCCGCCGATACCAATGGAAAAAAGAAATCAAAAGCGGTTATCGACGAATCCATCTGCCTCGGTTGCGGGGTGTGCGCCTTGAAGTGCAGCACGGGAGCCCTCAAACTCGTTAAAAGGGAGGCGAGGGTCATTCACCCGGAAACCACGTTCCATCGTGTCATTCTGCAATGCCTCGAGCGAGGCACCCTCCAGAACCAAATATTCGACAATCCGGAAAGCATCACGCAAGATGTTCTGCGCTATATTGTCGGTGCATTTTTCAAACTTTCGCCCGTCAAAAAGGCGCTCATGAGTGACGCGTTGAGATCGGCTTTCCTGAGTGTCATGGGTTCCGGAGTAAAGGTGTTGGGAAAAGGATACATCCACGAGCTTTAG
- a CDS encoding SCP2 sterol-binding domain-containing protein, producing MPLYPSQEWCEAWKDALNNDPAVQETGKNWGVGFNGNFVFEVQPGGGLDKTHYVYLEASAGKCSEAVMLDDPSTKNPGFYVIGSYANFKPVVKGEKDFIEGVVKGLFKLKGDMSKIMRNAKFIRAVANSISSFENTYLGE from the coding sequence ATGCCGTTGTATCCGTCTCAAGAATGGTGCGAGGCCTGGAAGGACGCGCTCAACAACGACCCTGCGGTTCAGGAGACCGGGAAAAACTGGGGCGTGGGTTTTAACGGGAACTTCGTTTTCGAGGTGCAGCCCGGAGGAGGGCTCGACAAGACGCATTATGTCTACTTGGAGGCGTCGGCCGGCAAGTGTTCGGAAGCCGTCATGCTCGATGACCCTTCAACCAAGAATCCGGGCTTCTATGTCATCGGATCGTATGCGAACTTCAAGCCCGTGGTAAAGGGTGAAAAAGACTTCATCGAGGGCGTGGTGAAAGGCCTTTTCAAACTGAAAGGAGACATGTCCAAAATCATGCGGAACGCCAAATTCATTCGAGCCGTAGCCAATTCCATCAGCTCCTTCGAGAATACGTATCTGGGTGAATAG
- a CDS encoding response regulator transcription factor: MFTTLIVEDNLSFRQSLRTMLSERFPEMNVAEAGDAKEALERIEAPLPDLVFMDIRLPGGNGLELTGKIKQNHSRTTVIILTSYDLPEYREAAREYGADFFIVKDSTSLEEIRVLVESVSTNRAKF, from the coding sequence ATGTTCACCACGTTGATCGTGGAGGACAATCTTTCCTTTCGTCAGTCGTTACGGACCATGTTATCCGAACGGTTCCCGGAAATGAACGTCGCCGAGGCGGGAGATGCGAAAGAGGCTCTCGAACGGATCGAGGCCCCGCTTCCGGACCTCGTGTTTATGGACATTCGCCTGCCGGGAGGCAACGGTCTCGAGCTGACCGGAAAGATCAAACAGAACCATTCCCGAACAACCGTCATCATACTGACCAGTTACGATTTGCCCGAATACAGGGAAGCCGCCCGCGAGTATGGAGCGGACTTTTTTATAGTCAAAGATTCGACATCCTTGGAGGAGATCCGCGTCCTCGTGGAATCCGTTTCCACGAATCGTGCGAAGTTCTGA
- a CDS encoding SCP2 sterol-binding domain-containing protein encodes MTEVQVIGEDLNGLGWTLKSLIDQNIRNAKVWDTVRKIRGTLVVRETSADVMSTVIFDKGALSIRDGAVDKPSAYLAGSFDELSEVTAGEIGPVKALLTGKIKARGNLLKLLKMAKAIIICD; translated from the coding sequence ATGACGGAAGTCCAAGTCATAGGAGAGGACCTGAACGGTCTGGGCTGGACGCTGAAATCCCTGATCGATCAGAACATCCGGAACGCCAAGGTGTGGGATACCGTCAGGAAGATCCGCGGAACGTTGGTCGTGAGAGAGACGAGCGCGGACGTGATGTCCACGGTGATTTTCGACAAAGGCGCCCTGAGTATCCGGGACGGCGCCGTGGATAAGCCCTCGGCCTACCTGGCCGGAAGTTTCGACGAACTATCCGAGGTGACTGCAGGCGAGATCGGTCCGGTCAAGGCCTTGCTCACGGGCAAAATCAAGGCCCGAGGGAATTTGCTTAAGCTGCTGAAGATGGCCAAGGCGATTATCATCTGTGACTAG